Part of the Gramella sp. Hel_I_59 genome, TTGAACAAAAATACAAGATTATTGTATCTTGCGGCTCCAAAATAAAATTCTGATGAGAATAAACAAATTGATGCTGGTTGGTCTTACGGCTTTTCTTGCATTTGCATGTAATAATGATGATGATGGCGGTCTGGCCCAGGTTGAAGTTCGTGACCGTACAGAGGTTGCGGTCGAAGACGACCAGGCACTTTTAGACTACCTGTCAACGCACTTCTATAACTATGAAGACTTCGAAAGTCCTTCTGAAGATTTCAACTATCAAATCGTATTCGATACGATCGCTGGCGAAAATGCAGACAAAGAGCCGATCATCAGTTCAGATAAATTAATAACGAAAACCGTTAATCATGAAGGTGTAGACCAGAATCTATATGTACTACGAGTACGTGAAGGTGCTGGTGCGAAACCTACCTTTGCAGATTCTACCTTTGTTACTTATGAAGGAGAACTTCTCACAGGGACTGTTTTCGACTCTAACTTAAGAAACCCTGTTTGGTTTAATCTTTCACCATATTTTGGGATCGTTGATAACCGTGTAACACCGCTTGGCGGAGTTATTAAAGGATTTCAGGCTGGATTAACTGAGTTTGGTGCAGCTACTGGTTTTAAAGTAAATGCAGACAATTCTGTAGAATGGAATAATGACTACGGGATTGGTGCTATTTTTATGCCTTCCGGGTTGGCCTATTACTTTAATTCACCTGAGACGATACCGGTTTACTCACCGCTTGTTTTTCAAATTAGTAGTTATGTGGTAAATCAGGCAGATCATGATAATGATGGTATTCCTTCATTTATGGAAGATCTGGATGGAGATAATGATGTAACTACAGATGATACCGATGAGGACGGACTTCCAAATTTATCAGATCCAGATGATGATGGTGATGGTACTCCAACAAGAGATGAAATTGAAATTACGGAAGATGGAACTTTGATCTTAACCGATTCAGATAACGACGGAACTCCAGATTACCTGGATCCAGACGTATTTCAATAGTGGAATAGCTATTATAAATTAATTTAAAAAAACCTGGCGATCGCCGGGTTTTTTATTTTCCGCCCGCAGATTGTAAGTCTAGAATACAGGCATCATCAAGTTGAGGAAGATTATTATTGTCGATAGTATTAATGACCCCGCTACCAAATTCAATACTGGCCTTCATTAAGCATTTATCGGTAATACAGTGTGCAGTATTATTCGGGTCTTCGTGATCTGTAACTGGCTCTACACCCAGATTGACCAAACCAAACAAATGTCCAAATTCATGATTCAAAGTAGCGGCCTCAATAATTGCCTTACTTGGAGCGTTGAACTTGTTTGCAAAGTTCTTGATAGTTTCCCCGTACAAGATGATCGAAGTATTTCTGAATGCCGTGCCGAGAGTGATCTTAGTTTCGGAGTCATTGATCTTCTTACCAGCGGCAAAATATATCCAGACTCCAATTTCATCGCCTATGGTATAAACCGTACGTGTATTGGATTCTACAGTTCTCAAATCATCTTCATCGAAAGGAGTAAGTCCCGAACTTGCAACAGAGCGTAAATTGATGGTAATTCCATCGGGTTTATAAACTCTACTTTCCAGGAAATCTCTAAATGCATCGATCGCTTCTGTCTCAGGTTTAAATCCTTCAGCATACACGATCTCAATATTCATTGAAGTAAATTCGGTATCACTTAATAGATCTGAAGCAGATGAACCGGTAACCTTTAAGTTAGCCGCTTTATTGTTTCCTTCTTCGGAATCATTATCAGAATCCTTACTACACGATACAGCGAGGCTGCTCAAAAACAGGATTAAAAAAGCTTTATAAATTTTATTCATTCTGTATTAGATCTTGCGCAAAAATATGAAAAATAACGAGTTAGACTTTTTTGAGAATCGCCAGATAATCATAATGTTCTCCTTCAAGAACGATCTCACAGGAAAAATTGTTATTGTTTGCTGCCTTCTGAAGAATTTCTTTGTCCACATATAACCATTCAAAAGGATCTGAAGTTTCTCCTTTGTAACTTAATTCATAAGTGAGTTCTCCGTAATATTCTTCGGAATCGATAAATTCATCATCGAAAAGATAAATAAGGTCTGAAGAATCCAGAATCAGCTGTCCGTCATCATTCAGTAGCTTATGACAGTGCTGAAGGAAATCATCGATATTATCAAGTTTTCCAATGATCCCGGTTCCATTCATCAACATAAGAATGCTATCAAATCGTTCCGAAGAGATCTTATAGAAATCCTGAACAACCGCATTGTTTAGTCCGCGTTCTTTTGCGATCTCTATAGCTCCGGAAGATGTATCAATAGCCTTAACCTCCAGCTTGCGCTCATTTTGAAGATAAAGTGCATGGCTACCAGCTCCACAACCAACATCAAGAATACTGCCTTTGCAAAGTTTTATTGCCTCCTGTTCGAGCTTTGGCATTTCTTCAAAGTCCCGAAACAGATAAGCGATGGGTATTTCATCATTTTCAAAGTCTGGTGAATGCACCGTGATGGGAGTTTCATCTTTTTCTTTGTAGTAGCCTGCAATGGCTTTGCCGAATATATCCTTATTTTTGTCCAATGGATGAAGAGCTTAAAAGTTTACCTAATCGCGCCAAAGATAAGAAGAAGGAAAATAGGAAATTTTTTTCGCGACTAAAGAAGCGTCCTCCAAAGGATCTCGACAAGCTCATGGTGGAATTGCACGAGGAAGAATTCTCCAGAACCGACTGTTTGCAATGCGCTAATTGCTGTAAGACTACGGGACCTTTGTTTACACAAAAAGATATTGGAAGGATCAGTAAACATTTTCGAATGAAGCCCGGAGATTTTATAGATACTTATCTCAGGCTGGATGAGGAGAACGATTATGTGCTACAACAGGTGCCATGTCCTTTTTTAGGCGACGACAATTACTGTGGTATATATGATCAGCGCCCGAAAGCCTGCAGGGAATATCCTCATACAGACCGCAAGGATTTTCATAAAATATCTTCTCTCACTATAAAAAATACCAGCATTTGTCCGGCGGCATACAATATCGTCGAGGAAATGAAAAAAAGATTAAATCGTAACACTTAGGTCTAAAAAATTTATATTTTTGGGAAAACCTTAACGATGAAAAGTCTTATTCTTCTCCTGCTTTTATGTGGGTCTAATCTCTTTGCAAGTAATTGGTATACAGATCTTGAAGCGGCGAAAAATGCAGCTATCGCTAGCAATAAACTGATATTGGTAGACTTCTGGGCTACCTGGTGCGGTCCATGTAAAGCAATGGATCGTGATGTATGGAGTGATCAGGAAATACAGGAAGTGATGCAAAACTATATTCCTTTAAGAGTTGATTTTGACACGCAGCGTCAATTGAACTTGGAGTATGGGGTAAAAGGGATTCCGTATGTGGTGATCATGGATGCCAATGGCAAGGTAATTCATAACAATCTTGGCTATACCAATAAACAGGAGACCATGAGGGTTCTGGAGAAATTCAAACTAAATACGTCGTTTTTGCAGGTAGAGTCAGCTTATCATAAAAGAAAACCAAGTTACGCTACGGCTCTTAGACTTGCACAGAAATACCTGGATTATAGCTTATACCTGGAAAAGGATCTTCGACGACCGATTCTAAATGTAACCGAAGAATATCTTAATGAAGCTCAGGATCTGCTGGACGAAAAACAGTCTAATTATAAGATGATTAGTCAGAAACTGGATCTGCTTGTGACAAACGTTGATCTCTATCAGGGTAATTATAGAAAGGTTGAACGGTTTCTAAAGAAGAAAATTGACGAAGAAGAATTGCGTAAATATAACTGGGGCTTATATACTTTTCTAAATTACTGCATGGCCATAGAAAATGGTGAAGAGGCACAAATTAGTAAGTGGACCGAAGAATTGGAAAAACTAAACAATTCAGATCTTTATAAAACCAGGGCTAAAAATCTGCAGGAAACTAGCTGATCATCTAAGGGTACATCAAATATTTTTTACGAGTCTTTTGAAAAGCTTCGAGACCTGGCTTCCAGGATTCCCGGATTTCTTCAGCAGAGAGACCTTTTATAATTTGATCTTTCAGTAAAGAAGTTCCAGCCAGTTTCAGGAAGAAATCGTTAAAAAACTGTTCCTGATCTTCTGTATTGTGATAAGCTTCCAGCAACCATTCCAGGTTGATGAAATTCAATGTTTCCGCAGTGCTTAAATTGCGCCCGAAACATTCCTTATTCTCATGCTTTGGATATTTGGCACCCTCCATCGACTTTGGAGTATAAGCATAATCGAAATGCTCCTCATCCAGAAAAGGGGAGCCAAAAACCTGGAATTGAAGATTCGTACCGCGGCCGGCATTCACATTCGTTCCTTCAAAAAAGCAAAGACTTGGGTAGAGATTGACCGATTTAGCGTTGGGGAGGTTTGGGGATGGTTTTACAGGTAGTTTATACTTCATCGAATGCTGGTAATTCTGCATAGCAATTGTTTCCAGATCACACTGAATTCCGTTCTCGAACCATTTTTCTCCGTTGATCATTTTTGCATATTCAGCAATGGTCATTCCGTGCACTACCGGTACGGGATGCATTCCCACAAAGCTCTGATGTTGTTTTTCGAGAATTGGACCGTCAATATAATGTCCGTTAGGATTTGGTCTGTCCAGAATTAGAACCGGAATTCCTTGTTCTGCACAGGCTTCCATGACATAATGCATGGTTGAGATGTACGTATAGAACCTGGCTCCAACATCCTGAATATCGAAGATTAGTAATTCTATGCCTTTCAGGTCTTCAGCAGTTGGTTTTTTATGGCTTCCGTAGAGAGAAATAACCGGAAGGCCACTAATTGGGTCTTTACCGCTTTTGACGGTTTCGCCAGCATCTGCAGTTCCGCGAAAACCATGTTCGGGAGCGAAAACCTTTTTTATCTGGACATTCTTGCTTAATAAAGTGTCCACAAGATGAGTGTATCCTCCGTTCTCTCTTTTTACTACGGAAGTTTGATTTCCCACGATCCCGATAGTTCTATTTGCAATCTTCGGAAGTATAAGATCCATCCTGTTTGCGGCTGGTAAAATTTCAGAAGGAACCGAATCTGAAAGTTTTTCCGGTGAGACAACTTCAGGATTTTCCGAAGAGCTTTCACTATGAGCGTTTCCGCAGGAAAGAATTCCAAAAACAAAGAATAATAATGTACTTTTGACCAACCTCTTAATCATAGCAATTTGAATTTCGAGTACTTTATAGTAAAGCGCCTTATTAGCGCGAAAAAATATAAAAATAGCATATCTGCTCCTATAATAAAAATAGCGATTACTGCAATTGCTATAGGGGTTGTGATGATGCTCGTGTCTTTCGCGACCGGTCTTGGATTGCAGGAAAAAATTAGGGATAAGATCGCTGCTTTTAACGGTCATATTAGTATCTCCAGCTATGATAACAATAGCTCTAAAGTTTCATTAACACCAGTTTCAACAGATCAGGATTTTTATCCCGAATTCACTAGCGTAGACGGCATCGCTCATGTGCAGGCAGTTGCAAGTACTTTTGGCGTTATTCGAACAGAGGAAGATTTTGAAGGGATCGTGGCCAAAGGTGTAGGCGCCGATTACAAATGGGATTATTTCGAGGAATTCCTTACGCAGGGTAGATTGCCCAACTATTCTGAAAACCTTAATAACGAAATTCTAATCTCTGAATATCTCGCCAATAGGCTTAAGCTGAAGAATGGCGACCGGGTGGCTACGTATTTTATGCGTGATGATAGTGATCTGCCGCTACAGCGTAGTTTTGAAATTGTAGGTGTTTACGAATCAGGTTTTCAGGAATTTGATGAGCTTTATATGCTTACAGATATTAGGCACATCCAAAGAATAAACCGTTGGGAAGAGGATGAGATCGGTAATTTTGAAGTTTTCGTAGAAGATTTTGATGAACTTGATGCCAAGGGCAACGAAGTTTATGAGAATACAGGATCTTTCCTGGATACCCAAACTATAAGTCAGAAATACTACTCCATTTTCGAATGGTTGTCCCTTTTCGATTTTAATATGGCGCTGATTCTGGGCATAATGATCCTAGTTTCAGGGATCAACATGATCACCGCATTATTGGTTTTAATCCTGGAAAGAACCCAAATGATCGGGATGCTGAAAGGACTTGGAGCAGCCGACTGGAGTATTCGAAAGATCTTTCTTTATAACGCTGCTTATCTAATAGTGCTGGGACTTTTCTGGGGAAATTTAATTGGAATTGGCCTGCTGGCGCTTCAGAAATATTTTAAATTGATTCCTTTGGA contains:
- a CDS encoding YkgJ family cysteine cluster protein, with translation MDEELKSLPNRAKDKKKENRKFFSRLKKRPPKDLDKLMVELHEEEFSRTDCLQCANCCKTTGPLFTQKDIGRISKHFRMKPGDFIDTYLRLDEENDYVLQQVPCPFLGDDNYCGIYDQRPKACREYPHTDRKDFHKISSLTIKNTSICPAAYNIVEEMKKRLNRNT
- a CDS encoding DUF1343 domain-containing protein; its protein translation is MIKRLVKSTLLFFVFGILSCGNAHSESSSENPEVVSPEKLSDSVPSEILPAANRMDLILPKIANRTIGIVGNQTSVVKRENGGYTHLVDTLLSKNVQIKKVFAPEHGFRGTADAGETVKSGKDPISGLPVISLYGSHKKPTAEDLKGIELLIFDIQDVGARFYTYISTMHYVMEACAEQGIPVLILDRPNPNGHYIDGPILEKQHQSFVGMHPVPVVHGMTIAEYAKMINGEKWFENGIQCDLETIAMQNYQHSMKYKLPVKPSPNLPNAKSVNLYPSLCFFEGTNVNAGRGTNLQFQVFGSPFLDEEHFDYAYTPKSMEGAKYPKHENKECFGRNLSTAETLNFINLEWLLEAYHNTEDQEQFFNDFFLKLAGTSLLKDQIIKGLSAEEIRESWKPGLEAFQKTRKKYLMYP
- a CDS encoding thioredoxin family protein, which encodes MKSLILLLLLCGSNLFASNWYTDLEAAKNAAIASNKLILVDFWATWCGPCKAMDRDVWSDQEIQEVMQNYIPLRVDFDTQRQLNLEYGVKGIPYVVIMDANGKVIHNNLGYTNKQETMRVLEKFKLNTSFLQVESAYHKRKPSYATALRLAQKYLDYSLYLEKDLRRPILNVTEEYLNEAQDLLDEKQSNYKMISQKLDLLVTNVDLYQGNYRKVERFLKKKIDEEELRKYNWGLYTFLNYCMAIENGEEAQISKWTEELEKLNNSDLYKTRAKNLQETS
- a CDS encoding FtsX-like permease family protein — translated: MNFEYFIVKRLISAKKYKNSISAPIIKIAITAIAIGVVMMLVSFATGLGLQEKIRDKIAAFNGHISISSYDNNSSKVSLTPVSTDQDFYPEFTSVDGIAHVQAVASTFGVIRTEEDFEGIVAKGVGADYKWDYFEEFLTQGRLPNYSENLNNEILISEYLANRLKLKNGDRVATYFMRDDSDLPLQRSFEIVGVYESGFQEFDELYMLTDIRHIQRINRWEEDEIGNFEVFVEDFDELDAKGNEVYENTGSFLDTQTISQKYYSIFEWLSLFDFNMALILGIMILVSGINMITALLVLILERTQMIGMLKGLGAADWSIRKIFLYNAAYLIVLGLFWGNLIGIGLLALQKYFKLIPLDPRTYYVTEVPIYLSWDYILLVNTGTLILCMLMLLIPSVIISKISPVKAIKFD
- a CDS encoding class I SAM-dependent methyltransferase; its protein translation is MDKNKDIFGKAIAGYYKEKDETPITVHSPDFENDEIPIAYLFRDFEEMPKLEQEAIKLCKGSILDVGCGAGSHALYLQNERKLEVKAIDTSSGAIEIAKERGLNNAVVQDFYKISSERFDSILMLMNGTGIIGKLDNIDDFLQHCHKLLNDDGQLILDSSDLIYLFDDEFIDSEEYYGELTYELSYKGETSDPFEWLYVDKEILQKAANNNNFSCEIVLEGEHYDYLAILKKV